One window of Nocardia sp. NBC_00508 genomic DNA carries:
- a CDS encoding LysR family transcriptional regulator, producing MALERLRVLRELADRGTVAAVAAALSMTPSAVSQQLKVLAREAGVALLEPDGRRVRLTDAGRALVVRADEVLAAMDRAVAEMAHYRGSPRGRVRVAVFPSGGALLLPHVLSGMADSGVDVVARDEDVPPSEVARLLADYDVVLTHRDERAAPIADPRVATRVLMREPIDVVAAPTHRLAGRSAVAPEELADETWLSVRGGFPVDDVLRSIATVTGVQPRIAQRLNDFRVIETLVATGYGVALMPRYAVGNPTLAVLRLSGVRAARMYELATRPRADARPAIAAVLAAFESAAALATADTATTGG from the coding sequence ATGGCCTTGGAGCGGCTGCGTGTGCTGCGCGAACTCGCCGACCGCGGCACCGTCGCCGCCGTCGCCGCCGCGTTGTCGATGACGCCGTCCGCGGTCTCACAGCAGCTCAAGGTGCTGGCCAGGGAAGCGGGCGTGGCCCTGCTCGAACCCGACGGGCGACGAGTCCGGCTCACCGACGCAGGCCGCGCGTTGGTGGTGCGCGCCGATGAGGTGCTCGCGGCGATGGATCGCGCGGTCGCCGAGATGGCGCACTATCGCGGCTCCCCGCGCGGCCGGGTCCGTGTCGCGGTGTTTCCTTCCGGTGGCGCGCTACTGCTGCCGCATGTGCTGTCCGGCATGGCGGACAGCGGTGTGGACGTGGTCGCGCGGGACGAGGACGTACCCCCCTCCGAGGTGGCTCGACTACTCGCCGACTATGACGTGGTGCTGACCCATCGCGACGAACGTGCTGCACCGATCGCCGATCCGCGCGTCGCGACCAGGGTGCTCATGCGCGAACCGATCGACGTCGTCGCGGCTCCGACGCATCGGCTCGCGGGTCGCTCGGCCGTCGCGCCGGAAGAACTGGCCGACGAAACCTGGCTGAGTGTGCGCGGCGGCTTCCCCGTCGACGACGTGTTGCGCTCCATCGCCACAGTGACCGGCGTGCAACCGCGAATAGCGCAGCGCCTCAACGATTTCCGCGTCATCGAGACGCTGGTCGCCACCGGTTACGGCGTCGCGCTCATGCCACGCTACGCGGTGGGCAATCCCACGCTCGCGGTGCTGCGCTTGTCCGGCGTACGCGCCGCCCGGATGTACGAACTGGCCACCCGGCCGCGCGCTGATGCCCGCCCGGCCATCGCCGCCGTGCTCGCGGCCTTCGAATCGGCCGCCGCGCTGGCGACCGCCGACACCGCGACGACGGGCGGATAA
- a CDS encoding EamA family transporter, which yields MTNRDRLLGCTVVLLWGLNFLAIRVGLDHFPPFFFAALRFAVLAIPALLFIPRPPVRMRWILLYGTGFGILQFAFLFTAMRVGMPTGLASLVLQSSAPFTVLLGALMLGERIRRVQLAGIGVAVTGMAVIGWDRLEHATLLPVLLTLAGGLGWAFGNIGGRSAGTETPGVNPLHLMLWTTAIPPLPLFALSAVAEGPTTGLRALADAFAPSGWSALVALAYIAILATVVGTGLWTYLLGRYPAGLVAPFSLLVPVVGIAAAWTFLGETPTPLSLVGGVIVLAGAFAATSSKPRAVEVDATAPRPVALPSAAARSE from the coding sequence GTGACCAACCGCGATCGCCTGCTCGGCTGCACCGTCGTCCTGCTCTGGGGACTGAACTTCCTCGCCATCCGAGTGGGGCTCGACCACTTCCCGCCGTTCTTCTTCGCGGCGCTGCGTTTCGCCGTGCTGGCGATTCCCGCGCTGCTGTTCATTCCGCGCCCACCAGTGCGAATGCGCTGGATCCTGTTGTACGGCACCGGTTTCGGGATCTTGCAGTTCGCCTTCCTGTTCACGGCCATGCGGGTGGGCATGCCGACCGGGCTCGCCTCGCTGGTGTTGCAATCCTCCGCACCGTTCACCGTGCTGCTCGGTGCGCTGATGCTGGGCGAGCGGATTCGGCGGGTGCAGCTCGCCGGCATCGGCGTCGCGGTGACGGGTATGGCGGTGATCGGCTGGGACCGGCTGGAACACGCCACATTGCTTCCGGTGCTGCTGACGCTGGCAGGTGGGCTCGGCTGGGCATTCGGCAATATCGGGGGCCGCTCGGCCGGTACCGAGACTCCCGGTGTCAACCCGCTGCACCTGATGCTGTGGACCACGGCTATTCCGCCGTTGCCCCTTTTCGCGTTGTCCGCGGTCGCCGAAGGGCCAACGACAGGTCTCCGTGCCCTGGCCGACGCGTTCGCACCGTCGGGATGGTCCGCCTTGGTCGCGCTGGCTTATATCGCCATCCTCGCCACCGTCGTGGGCACCGGACTGTGGACCTACCTGCTCGGCCGCTACCCGGCGGGCCTGGTCGCGCCGTTCTCCCTGCTCGTGCCGGTTGTCGGCATCGCAGCCGCATGGACATTCCTCGGCGAGACGCCGACCCCGCTGTCCCTGGTGGGTGGGGTCATCGTGCTGGCGGGCGCCTTCGCGGCCACATCGAGCAAGCCGCGCGCGGTCGAGGTGGACGCTACCGCGCCGAGACCGGTCGCTCTACCGAGCGCGGCCGCTCGGTCTGAGTAG